The proteins below are encoded in one region of Podarcis raffonei isolate rPodRaf1 chromosome 8, rPodRaf1.pri, whole genome shotgun sequence:
- the LOC128420414 gene encoding F-box only protein 44-like: protein MVNIEDLPKEMLLEIFLRLPSWFLLRSCRLVCSGWRDMVDTLNTGWKEKCEQAGYPLGVLAGVLPDWKTLYILCRMKKNLIRNPCGEEGLNSWQIGPDQEEAWDVGKLSRDDSPFEDGTWCFGAFSGPTPKSQVIVLKDHGYWDELMDEVKPDIVVKDWCDVLDEDPYNYTLHVKLLSADSEVLCECRAEELVLSEPGETEWREGSYTFHNYPAGVRYIYFEHGVTGVDSGGLTNSSITVGPRFP from the exons ATGGTGAATATTGAGGACCTTCCCAAGGAGATGCTGCTGGAGATCTTCCTTCGGCTCCCTTCCTGGTTCCTTCTTCGCAGTTGCCGTCTGGTTTGCTCCGGGTGGCGAGACATGGTGGACACTCTGAACACGGGTTGGAAAGAGAAGTGTGAGCAGGCCGGCTACCCACTTGGGGTGTTGGCCGGTGTTCTCCCTGACTGGAAGACTCTCTACATTCTTTGCAGAATGAAGAAGAACCTCATTAGGAATCcctgcggcgaag AGGGCCTGAACTCCTGGCAAATTGGGCCAGATCAAGAAGAGGCCTGGGATGTAGGGAAGCTGTCAAGGGATGACTCTCCCTTTGAGGATGGAACATGGTGCTTTGGTGCATTTAGCGG GCCCACACCCAAAAGCCAGGTCATCGTCTTAAAGGATCATGGCTACTGGGATGAGCTGATGGACGAAGTCAAGCCTGATATTGTTGTGAAAGACTG GTGCGACGTCCTTGACGAGGACCCCTACAACTACACTCTGCACGTGAAACTGTTGTCTGCTGATTCTGAAGTCCTCTGCGAATGTCGCGCTGAAGAGTTGGTCTTAAGTGAGCCCGGAGAGACAGAATGGAGAGAG GGCTCATATACATTCCATAACTACCCTGCCGGAGTCCGTTACATCTATTTTGAACACGGAGTGACCGGTGTGGACTCTGGGGGCCTAACTAACAGCAGCATCACTGTGGGACCCAGATTTCCCTAG